The genome window ATATGGATAGTAATTTGTTGAAATTTATTAGCCAAAATATCTCTCTAACCGCGGAAGACCAAAATAGTCATATCTTTCCATTGATGCTAGATATACAACTTCGGGAACCCACGAATGTTCTTTGCCCATCAATTTTATTTTAATCAACAAGAGGTTCTGTACTAACGACAACTGTTGATTTGTTTAAGTTgataaaatatttcaacttgtGGATTACTGTAAGGACCCTAAAAGTCAATTTGAGTTCTACTATTGGTTCCAAATGCTGGTTGTCTGGTGCATAGTAGTGCATTGTGATAGCTAGCTAAGTCTTGTGATTGCAAACAATAATGGGTGCTGAGAAATTTTTTAAATCGTGATCGCACAAACGAGTGTCGCATTAGCATAAAGAATCTGGGCCGGAGGAGGCGAAGTGAATCGCAATCACACAGGGATCGTTTATGATTGTGTAAAAGGTTCTGATAGAGTATCACACTTGTGTGAGGGTCAGACCCAATCCTGGCAGTCAcgatcgcgatcacgaagaaagATTTTATTGTCAGTGGTACTTTATGTCTAGATTTCGAAATATAACTTATTTTTATAATTTGTGAGACCTAGACTTCGGGAATAGGCGATGTTTGAGGATATTTTTACCCCAAATTCAAAGGTTAGTATTCtaacttggttttgattatatatCATAATTCTCTATGGATTATCACACATAAGGATTTTAAAGTGTTAAATGGAATTTTGACTTGAAaattaagagagtgtattttgtatttttgaatattgatttggactcgaatttgagaactaatcatatatttggactcgtaagGTGGATTGACGTGATCCAACCTTTTTGAGTTCTGATCATGTGATCTTGGGTTGagttttattgactttttgggatTTCTTTAAAGATCGAAAGTttatgtcatgccccaaaaccgaggagcgcgaccggcgctcaaccgagtgaacccgaccgagcaagcctgttaaattttattctacccaaactcatccatgaatagagataatacatattatcattaattagacgaaaatgtattcatgtctacaatatcaattcatttcaaattgtttcatcatttttaaagtatcaaatggacaagtattacatccacaacataacatagtttgtctttctccagtaccaatacacaacccacactatgtctacggagcctctatagataaagaagagtacaatgataatgccggcaacaaggccccggctatatctcaaacAGAAtgcacaaagtacaaaagatttatgaccccggaataaagtggggctcaccaagtcagctgggaagaaggtgcactgctatcactgatcaatatctcctgttgtggaaccacctgcatccatttaaagatgcagcgtccccggcaaaaaggacgttagtaccgtcgaataacactagtatgtataactgaACACcgtctcaatagaatgacaaataatacaaataagattatcataatatcaatgaaagatttaatcaacatcaaagctcaatttaggatcaagacaatgttcaaattaatttccatatctcacattgggagatttttagtatcgataaccattattcacaaaaccagaaCCACCGTattcttagcacggagtccgatcacgacccgatcggctaggtcatctcattagaggcatcaactataatttctctcaatatcaatgcCACCGTcattaacacggagtccgatcacgacccgatcggctaggctatccattagggacatcaaccacaattaccatttcaattacaatttccagcacaatcaccaccatgtgtgcagcatggtgtccgatcacgacccgatcggctaggccttcttatttgagacatcaacctttttatatcaatcatcgcattttataatactttcacatctttttattttattggcactagtggccataattataagattattcttggcactagtggccataattataagatcattcttggcacgttggccatattcagtatttcatgctcacattatcaatttcaaatatcatcctcatcatcaacaataaacacaattcaaatcaaagtgtgtagtacacatgtgagcaatatagagtctaatgcacatagagatatttcacaaaatttggcagccttcatttgaacttgacttaaagttgaaacattattaatgcacaacccatattttaacacatcctcaattggtaacataatatgaatagagcatttaggatgcttgttgaacatatatctttcaacccaaacttactcggaatagccaatttcataatgaatcactcgggacttacataatttacatgaatatcatgggattcaattctaagagaagagtttagctaacatacctcacttgagcttccttacactctaaaacatttcagaattcttagcaacttcaatctattttagaaatataataaattaaaccaaaattaggaagataatcatggttctagcttacttgagcattttatcaaacactaggtgtgcataaggtttcaatgtcctttttatgaaggatttcatcatcccacaacccaatctttaccatttttagctcaacaatcttcctaccccctttgataacacatgcatataaaataaacaactctcatgcccaaacattatcttgctaattacccatttctagaaaattttgaaattagggtttgGCGTGTAGAATCTTacttctaggatgaagacctagtaagcttcccttcttaatcttccaaaacttgagcaaaaattgaagaaaaattatggtagaataccttctcactctagggcaccctctctcactctaaaatatcagattatgttcaaaaatggcccaaagagtgtatttaacgaaatagggtcgggttttaaaaatccaaaaatggagctccgaaacAAGGTATGAGATCgaataaccgatatgcggaccgcatatcggttgcaTATTTGGTTagaaaatagccaaaagaactgtctgtatatgcggtcactatgcggtccgcataactgttatgcggtcgcataatgcaccgcataacagttatgcggttgcatagtcgaccgcatagttgcttccaactgacccaatcaactgcctcactctacggacattatgcggtccgcagagtggttctgcaatcgcataatggaccgcagaaatgtactTTTCTACCAAAAATTTTCCCTTTACTTTCTACAATCcttaaacacgtaagcctagtccagcaccatggaacattattttctttgcaaattttaccgggcttaccacttaagtacttcgaaatttttcggggtgttacattctcccccgcttaggattgttcgtcctcgaatgagggtaaaaatctgttattagcatcttatgcaactcagtttgttttataccactttcgagcagccccaaatttgactaactcccaaaatatccaaatattttgccagagtttcccttgtaactaggcctatccacctgtcagagagccccagaaacacaccctaacaacatatacatattccaacgacgtaacataatacaaaacaacaccaaatgtggcctcataagcaatatatatccagaaaggaacacccttaatgccaattgttcacatgatacaaaattcataaaaagtaagtcttatagataacaattttaaatacatgatcattcaaacaaataaggatacgttttcttcatttcttcctcgacctcccaagtagcctcttcaacctgttggtttcgccataatagtttcatggaggcaatttctttatttctcaattttcggacttgcctatcaataaTGGAAACCAGAATCTCTTCGTATgccaatttctcatttacctcaatggtctcaaccagaacaatgagtgtcggatctccaactactttcttcaacatagacacatgaaacaccgggtgtactaatgacatcttaggtggtagctcaagcttgtacgccacctcaccgatcctctgaatgattttgtacggtccgacatacctcggactcaatttcccttttttaccaaattgcattacacccttcatgggggaaattttcaagaatacccaatcatcttctttgaacaccaaatccctacgacgaacatccgaataggatttctgacaactctgagcagtcttcaaccgctccttaatgattttaacttttttcatagcctgatgcacaaggtctggccctatcaaatctgcttccccaatttcgaaccacccaatggaaaatctacatctcctaccatataaagcctcgaacggtgccatttgaatgctagcgtgatagctattgttgtaggcaaattttatgagtggcaaatgatcatcccaactacctttgaagtatAGAatgcaagcacgcaacatatcctcaagcgtctgaatagtccgctctgcttgcccgtcagtctgcgggtgaaaggctgtactaagattcacctgagtacccaaaccttgctgaaatttcttctaaaaatcagcagtgaattgtgccctcccgatcagaaatgatggaaaccggggtgccatgcaacctgactatttctttgatatacagctgagcatactgctccgctgtgtcggtagacttaaccggcaaaaattgtgatgacttcgtgagttgatccacaatcacccaaattgagtcaaacttgcgcgaagtgcgcggtaatcctaccacaaagtccatataaatcatttcccacttccacattggaatttctatattttgtgccaacccaccaggcctttggtgttcggcctttacttgctgacaattcggacatcttgccacaaagtccgccacatttctcttcatatcattaTACCAATAGatctccttaagatcatgatacatttttgtagaacctggatgcacggaatacctagaaatgtgagcttcagtcaaaattctatcacggagaccatccacatttggaacacatagtcgcccttggtaccttagtgtaccatcatccatgccaagagaaaaggccatggtcttatgtttatgaatcccctctttcaatttctccaacaatggatcgttgtattgtttctctttgacttccacaacaagcgatgattcagccatATTTTGCACGATTACCCCTActtcactagagtctgcaagacATACTCCCAacctagccaatcggtgaacttctttggccaatggcctttgatatgcctccaagtgtgctaagctaccctatagatttttggctaagagcatctgccacaacattagacTTCCCCGAATGGTATaatatatcaatgtcataatccttgagtaattcaagccatcttctctgccttagattcaattccttctgtttgaaaaaatattgaaggctcttatggtccgtgaatatatccacatggaccccatataaataatgacgccaaattttcaatgcaaataccaccgccgcaagttctaaatcatgtgttggatagttctttttatgattctttagttgcctagaagcataagctatcaccttcccatgttgcattaatacatacccaagcccgattcttgaagcatcataatataccacaaatccatttataccctctggtagagtcaacactggtgccatagtcaatcttgctttcatttcctggaaactctttccacaagcatctgaccattggaacttaattgccttctgcgtcattttagtcaatggagaggcaagagtagaaaacccctccacaaactttctgtaatatccagctaagcctaagaaactgcgaatctttgttggagttgtaggcctcggccgaTTCTTCACagatgaaattttctgaggatcaaccttaattcccttactagaaactacatgatccaagaatatgactgattccaaccaaaattcacactttgaaaactttgcatataatttgtgctgatttagggtttgcagaactaccctaagatggtcagcatggtcctcctgacttcgtgaatatacaagaatatcgtcaatgaacactatcacaaaggagtcgggGAATGGCTTAAAACGttattcataagatccatgaaggctgctggagcatttgttagcccaaaagacattactaaaaactcaaaatgcccataccgggttctaaaagctattttcagaATATCCCTCTCCCTGATTTGCAATTGGTGATACCCTGATCGTAAatcgattttggagaagtacctagcaccttgcaattggtcaaacgagtcatctatccttggcagtgggtacttatttttgattgttaccttattaagctgccgatagtcaatacacattctcagtgacccgtatttctttctcacaaatggaccggtgcgccccaaggcgacacacttggccggataaaaccctttgctaacaaatctctcaattgctcctttagctctttcaattttgccggtgccattctgtagggtggaatatatATAGGATACGTGTCTGGAattacatcaatcccaaaatcaatctccctgtctggtgggatcccagggagttcatttggaaagactcccgaaaattcattcacaacaggcacagactcaagtgtaggtgcctcagcatcggtgtccgtaacccggaccaaatggtaaatacatcccttgttgatcattttcgtggcctttaggtaagaaataaacctaccattcggcaccacatcatcacccttccactcaataattgGCTCATCtagaaattcgaacctaacagttctggtttggcaatcaagcttggcaaaacaagaataaagccaatccatccccattatcacatcaaaatcgaccattctcaattcaataagatcggcaaCGGTGTCCCGACCTCGCAAcgtaacaacacaatccctataaacccgtgtggctaaaatagactcaccaaccagagtagatactgAGAATGGCTCATAAAGCTGTTCtcgttctatcccaaattccatagcaacataaggtgtgacatatgacaaagtggaaccgggatcaataagagcatatccttcatgagattggacagtcaatatacctttgacaacatctggagaagcctctgaattctggcgacccctcatagcatagaaaagaccggatcctcccgaactctgtgctccacccctagctgcaccacgccctgcgggtgttggagtgtCTCGAGCTGGAGAAGGTTTTGCGGATGTAGTAcctgcagaactggctggctgtgccatgcccctgcccgcaccctggcgggacgaatgacaatccctctgaatgtgacccctcaatccgcatctatagcatatgggtaagtccatgtagcatattcctaggtgcatctttccacacctagggcatgggggcttcttctgctgctggaatctaccaccatgatgaCCCTGCTGATTGGATCCCCTATTGCCttgactgggcctgaaacggctccactgctgctgctgactaggccctgatgCCGGTGCAAaagccgaagactgagcaaaggactgtgatggccctgacgactctcctctgaatgttgacttgccaccacctgaagaaccaccaaagttgcccatagaccgggccttattgttaccctctcgctccattctattccttaatttgcgggtctttgtggcttgagcgaatgccaccatctttccatagttcatatcagaattcaaggctgctgtagcggcctcattaattaccaaaggACTAATGCCCTACACAAATCGGCGAACtatagcctccatagtgggcagcatgtaaatagcatatttagacaggtacgcgaatcttatatggtaatcccacacactcatgctaccttgcctcaggttctcaaactcagcagcatgggctgccttagtctcggcaggcaagaaatgatcaatgaaggcatcggcaaactcactccacctcgccggagggctcccttcttcacaggactcctcccatagttcaaaccaagaatatgccacctcttttaggcggtaggaggccaattccattGCCTCTGTtttagtagcacgcataactctaaGAGTCTTGTACATCTCATCACTGAAATGctggggatcttcctctgggttagtacccgtgaacactggaggatccaactggagtaacctgttcaccctggaaccagtagattcccctggctgactggaagaagtgggtgcaacatttgacctctggttCTGGGAAGcaactatttgagccaacatctgtatggctcccctaagatcaatatcagaaacaccagaatcggaagctagaACTGGagatggaactggtatatcagttggagggactgttgtgccttcagtaggtgtagggatagGTGCAGTTTGATCAGTTGttgtagagtcaggcagtgtagtaactggaggaatattctcactcctcgggtgctcacccgcatcatcaattatacgatcaactgtcactcctggggtgacattggctctttggctagttcttgccttcttcttaggcgccatgtactgaaaattagagcaactcaggagttaaaggaggaacaatcttacaacaagctttatcgcatgatcaagaacatgaaagaagggtattattcctaaatgcccatgtagcatcctaattatagatatggtcgacaacacaccgataataaggactctactagatatgGCTTTGacacatcctaggacactttaaaaccttaggctttgataccaagtctgtcacgccccaaaaccgaggagcgtgaccggtgctcaatcgagtgaacccgaccgagcaagcctgttagattttattctacccaaactcatccatgaatataGATAAtccatattatcattaattagatgaaaatgtgttcatgtctacaataccaattcatttccaattgtttcatcatttttaaagtatcaaatggacaagtattacatccacaacataacatagtttgtctttccccagcaccaatacacaacctacactatgtctatggagcctctataggtaaagaagagtacaatgataatgccggcgacaaggccccggctatacctcaaacagaatacacaaagtacaaaagattatggccccgaaatgaagtggggctcaccaagtcagctaggaagaaggtgcactgctatcactaaccaatatctcctgctgtggaaccacctgcatccatttaaagatgcagcgcccccagcaaaagggacgttagtaccgtcgaatagcactagtatgtataactaaacaccctctccatagaatgacaaataatacaaataagatttatcataatatcaatgaaagacttaatcaacatcaaagctcaatttaggatcaagacaatgttaaaattaatttccatatctcacattgggagatttttagtatcgatataccattgtccacaataccattattcacaatacaattattcacaaaaccagtaccaccgtactctcagcacggagtccgatcatgacccgatcggctaggccatctcattagaggcatcaaccataatttctctcaatatcaataccaccgtctttaacacggagtctgatcacgacccgatcggctaggctatccattagagacatcaaccataattaccatttcaattacaatttccagtacaatcaccaccatgtgtgcggcatggtgtccgatcacgacccgatcggctatgccgtcttatttgagacatcaacctttttatatcaatcatcgcatttcataatactttcacatcttttcatttcattggcactagtggccaaaattataagatcattcttggcatgttggccatattcagtattttatgctcacattatcaatttcaaatatcatcctcatcatcaacaataaacacaattcaaattaaagtgtgtagtacacatgtgagcaatttagagtctaatgcacatagagatatttcacaaaatttggcataatagccttcatttgaacttgacttaaagtcgaaacattattaatgcacatcccatattttaacacatccttaattggtaacataacatgaatagagcatttggtatgcttgttgaacatatatctttcaacccaatcttactcggaatagccaatttcataatg of Nicotiana tomentosiformis chromosome 7, ASM39032v3, whole genome shotgun sequence contains these proteins:
- the LOC138895806 gene encoding uncharacterized protein produces the protein MLAQIVASQNQRSNVAPTSSSQPGESTGSRVNRLLQLDPPVFTGTNPEEDPQHFSDEMYKTLRVMRATKTEAMELASYRLKEVAYSWFELWEESCGGKSTFRGESSGPSQSFAQSSAFAPASGPSQQQQWSRFRPSQGNRGSNQQGHHGEREQLYEPFSVSTLVGESILATRVYRDCVVTLRGRDTVADLIELRMVDFDVIMGMDWLYSCFAKLDCQTRTVRFEFLDEPIIEWKGDDVVPNGCESINGVAD